In one window of Megalops cyprinoides isolate fMegCyp1 chromosome 24, fMegCyp1.pri, whole genome shotgun sequence DNA:
- the LOC118771451 gene encoding putative Polycomb group protein ASXL3, with translation MKDKRKKKDRTWADAARLALEKNHNTPMTAKQILGIIQKEGLKETRSGTSPLACLNAMLHTNTRDGDGTFFKIPGKSGLYALKKEETPCLYDGASEPVCEFDLEGIETTETNNTTSEENGDHSLPVGFGGI, from the exons atgaagGACAAACGGAAGAAAAAAGATCGCACCTGGGCAGATGCAGCCCGTTTG gCTTTAGAAAAGAATCATAATACCCCGATGACTGCAAAGCAAATTTTAGGGATCATACAGAAAGAAGGACTGAAAGAAACCag GAG CGGCACCTCTCCCCTGGCTTGCCTGAATGCCATGCTTCACACTAATACCCGTGATGGAGATGGAACGTTCTTTAAAATCCCTGGGAAATCTGGACTGTATGCACTAAAA AAAGAAGAAACACCATGCCTTTATGACGGGGCGTctgagcctgtgtgtgaatttgaTTTAGAGGGTATTGAAACAACGGAGACAAATAACACTACCAGTGAAGAAAATGGAG aTCACTCGTTACCTGTTGGATTTGGGGGGATTTAA